One segment of Triticum aestivum cultivar Chinese Spring chromosome 2A, IWGSC CS RefSeq v2.1, whole genome shotgun sequence DNA contains the following:
- the LOC123189983 gene encoding uncharacterized protein, with protein sequence MTRKKKGARGRRPRREAGDEWWPRRYADQEWPHLVDMVLSWRLEDVMDEGLFKDKLKMIPSIFNDIKSYLGSYTSPLLEELRADMSSSLEAISTESFVKVAWIEQTKYSAVYNIAFEDSQNTKSCNKPESNGRSVGDIIILSDVKPENTSDITCNGRPYCIAFITDGADEDDDSPPASYAVTASGKIHAADEVSEDGKRSPLFAAHLLNIVTYIRIWRCLDYTTVRRNPNLIQEMVHYPLVATILPKNTKGVASVDSMEIWSELSTMNLNNSQNDAILNCISAMLSNSSSSVSLIWGPPGTGKTKTITVLLWLMRKQKHGTLTCAPTNLAVKQVASCFLRLSKENPLDTSCLGDVLLFGNKHRMCVEDDLKEIYLHDRVRKLLVCFAPLTGWRHCLSSMYDFLENGYSQYLRYSEEQKEENKPSFLHYTRKKLDVIYPELRRCFKQLLFHVPKSCILEVNYNNIISLLELLEDFNTLQRKTTGIEIKEVFLYKDVPRKSSMGILPKTVITIGKTRIKCLELLKMLLSCLKLPITSSKRTIREFCMESASIIFCTVSSSSKVTSNKKLELLVVDEAAQLKECETLIPLRLPALKHAILIGDECQLPATVVSKVCKDALFGRSLFARLSSLGHEKYLLNMQYRMHPSISIFPNSSFYGGQLLDAPSVMQKEHQKKYLPGSMFGTYSFFNIEDSWEDVDELDHSRKNVVEVTIIQEILQNLRRACSKTMKKVTVGVICPYSAQVLAIQEKLRKMKFGPLSVKISSVDGFQGGEEDIIILSTVRSNSDGVVGFVSDRQRTNVALTRARHCLWILGNAATLSRSGSIWADLVRNAKERQCFFNAKSDGAISRVIAKHESELSSVKDKSVTPLQVIDNTVRAQAPSRTRKGRKRQRQPSLKCGPSDAGSRQQGGVASGSDPHRRKDKGIAEDLTASFSNLRMR encoded by the exons ATGACCAGGAAGAAGAAGGGCGCCCGCGGTCGTCGGCCGAGGAGGGAAGCCGGCGACGAATGGTGGCCCAGGAGGTACGCCGACCAGGAGTGGCCGCACCTCGTCGACATGGTGCTGTCTTGGCGCCTCGAGGACGTCATGGACGAGGGTCTCTTCAAGGACAAG CTGAAAATGATACCGTCCATattcaatgatatcaagagctacTTAGGATCCTACACATCTCCACTGTTGGAGGAGTTGCGAGCTGACATGTCGTCCAGCTTGGAAGCCATCTCCACCGAGTCTTTTGTCAAAGTAGCATGGATCGAGCAAACAAAATATAGTGCAGTTTATAACATTGCTTTTGAGGATTCTCAGAATACAAAGTCTTGCAACAAACCTGAAAGCAATGGCCGAAGTGTTGGTGATATCATTATCCTGTCTGATGTGAAGCCAGAAAACACATCTGATATTACTTGCAATGGGAGGCCGTACTGTATTGCCTTCATTactgatggagcggatgaagatgACGACTCACCTCCAGCCAGCTATGCAGTAACAGCATCAGGAAAAATTCATGCTGCAGACGAGGTCAGTGAAGATGGGAAGAGGAGCCCACTTTTTGCAGCTCATTTGCTGAATATCGTGACCTACATCCGCATATGGCGCTGCCTTGACTACACAACAGTCAGGAGAAACCCAAACCTCATACAGGAGATGGTACACTATCCACTG GTTGCAACTATTCTCCCAAAAAATACAAAGGGTGTTGCTTCAGTCGACAGCATGGAAATATGGAGTGAATTGTCTACAATGAATCTTAACAACTCACAAAATGATGCCATCCTGAACTGCATTTCAGCAATGCtctccaacagcagcagcagtgtaAGCCTTATCTGGGGACCTCCTGGCACAGGAAAGACTAAAACAATCACTGTACTCTTGTGGTTAATGAGGAAACAGAAACATGGTACACTTACATGTGCACCGACAAACCTTGCTGTTAAACAAGTTGCTTCATGTTTCTTAAGGTTGAGCAAAGAGAACCCTCTGGATACAAGTTGCTTAGGAGATGTTCTGTTGTTTGGCAATAAACATCGCATGTGTGTTGAAGATGATCTGAAAGAGATTTACTTACATGATCGTGTAAGGAAGCTTCTTGTTTGCTTTGCACCATTGACTGGATGGAGACATTGTCTGTCTTCCATGTATGATTTTCTTGAGAATGGTTACTCCCAGTACCTTCGATATtctgaagaacaaaaggaggagaaTAAACCTTCCTTTTTGCATTACACCAGGAAAAAACTTGATGTTATTTATCCTGAGCTACGAAGATGTTTCAAACAGCTACTATTCCATGTCCCAAAATCTTGTATTTTGGAGGTGAATTACAATAACATCATTTCACTTCTCGAACTGCTTGAAGATTTCAATACACTCCAGAGGAAAACTACCGGGATTGAGATAAAGGAAGTTTTCTTGTATAAAGATGTTCCAAGGAAATCCAGCATGGGCATTCTTCCCAAGACAGTGATAACCATCGGCAAAACCAGAATTAAATGCCTTGAGCTGCTAAAGATGCTATTAAGTTGCTTGAAACTTCCTATAACATCCTCCAAACGCACCATCCGAGAATTCTGTATGGAAAGTGCCAGCATAATTTTCTGCACTGTTTCTAGCTCTTCCAAAGTAACAAGCAATAAAAAACTAGAGTTGCTTGTTGTCGATGAGGCTGCTCAGTTGAAAGAATGTGAAACATTGATCCCTTTGCGTTTGCCTGCATTGAAGCATGCTATCCTCATTGGTGATGAGTGTCAACTACCAGCAACAGTTGTTAGTAAG GTTTGCAAGGATGCATTATTTGGGAGAAGTCTCTTTGCGAGGTTGAGTTCACTGGGGCATGAAAAGTATCTGCTTAACATGCAATACAGAATGCATCCATCCATTAGCATTTTTCCAAACAGCAGCTTCTATGGCGGGCAACTCTTGGATGCTCCTAGTGTCATGCAAAAAGAACACCAAAAGAAGTATCTTCCAGGTTCTATGTTTGGTACTTACTCTTTCTTCAATATTGAAGATAGTTGGGAGGATGTCGATGAACTTGATCATAGCAGGAAGAACGTGGTTGAAGTTACCATTATCCAGGAAATCTTGCAAAATCTCCGAAGAG CTTGTTCTAAGACTATGAAGAAGGTCACAGTTGGTGTCATATGCCCATACTCTGCTCAAGTTCTAGCAATTCAAGAAAAACTGAGGAAAATGAAGTTTGGCCCCTTGTCAGTAAAAATTAGTTCTGTTGATGGCTTCCAAGGTGGGGAGGAAGACATAATCATTTTATCAACTGTCAGGTCCAACTCTGATGGGGTGGTAGGGTTTGTTTCAGACCGACAACGTACAAACGTAGCTTTGACAAGAGCAAG ACATTGCCTTTGGATTTTGGGAAATGCTGCAACCCTATCCAGGAGTGGTTCTATCTGGGCAGATCTAGTGCGCAATGCCAAGGAACGGCAGTGTTTCTTCAATGCAAAAAGTGATGGGGCTATTTCTCGTGTGATTGCTAAGCATGAGAGTGAGCTCAGTTCAGTTAAAGACAAAAGTGTTACACCTTTACAAGTTATAGATAACACTGTTCGG GCTCAGGCACCATCTCGAACTCGAAAGGGGCGGAAACGTCAACGACAGCCTTCTTTGAAATGTGGTCCATCTGATGCTGGGAGTCGTCAACAAGGCGGTGTCGCTTCCGGTTCTGATCCGCATCGCCGAAAGGATAAAGGGATCGCCGAAGATCTCACTGCTTCCTTCAGCAATCTTAGAATGCGTTGA